Proteins from one Penicillium digitatum chromosome 2, complete sequence genomic window:
- a CDS encoding Mannosyltransferase 1, CMT1: MTILSASRRGLRYRIARALIIIFTIWNLAEIHLIRHRIYDAVPRHRPQNKERIYIASIHWNNELVLRSHWSKALTQLVLELHPENVFISMYESGSYDNTKDALRELDWKLERMRVPRNITISPVTHEDEMATPVREDGWIRTPNGKKRPRRVPYLARIRNLSLLPLQDLARQGITFDKILFLNDVVFTPNDILKLLNTNGGEYGAACSLDFSKPPNYYDTFALRDDKGHEPIMQTWPYFSSTKSRHAMKNLSPVPVASCWNGMVAMPASPFIASSPLRFRGIPDSLAEYHLEGSECCLIHTDNPLSLEKGVYLNPLVRVGYSGAAFAAVHPVMDWLSAKRVLQGLWVNRLRRLGITSWLKEAVVRRRLDSWRALSIGREERGELCIINEMQVLHRYGWAHV, translated from the exons ATGACGATTCTATCCGCCTCCCGACGAGGCCTCCGGTACCGCATCGCACGAGCTCTGATCATAATCTTCACGATATGGAATCTGGCCGAAATTCATCTGATTCGGCACCGAATTTATGACGCTGTCCCCCGACACCGGCCGCAGAACAAAGAACGAATTTACATCGCAAGCATCCACTGGAACAATGAGCTCGTTCTACGCAGTCACTGGAGCAAGGCACTCACACAGCTGGTCTTGGAGCTTCATCCGGAAAATGTTTTCATTAGCATGTACGAAAGTGGGAGCTATGACAACACGAAAGACGCGTTAAGAGAACTAGACTGGAAACTTGAGCGGATGCGGGTGCCACGGAATATTACTATTTCACCTGTTACACATGAAGATGAAATGGCCACCCCTGTGAGGGAAGACGGCTGGATTCGTACTCCCAATGGGAAGAAACGACCAAGGCGAGTGCCGTATCTAGCGCGGATACGGAACTTGAGCTTGCTGCCTCTGCAGGATCTTGCAAGGCAaggcatcacttttgatAAAATCCTATTTCTGAATGACGTCGTGTTCACG CCGAACGACATCCTCAAACTCTTGAATACCAATGGCGGCGAATACGGTGCAGCTTGCTCTTTGGATTTCTCTAAGCCTCCAAACTATTATGATACATTTGCTCTCCGGGATGACAAGGGCCATGAGCCTATCATGCAGACATGGCCCTATTTCAGCTCTACGAAATCGCGACATGCAATGAAAAACCTGTCTCCAGTCCCTGTGGCGAGTTGTTGGAATGGAATGG TGGCGATGCCCGCAAGTCCATTTATCGCTAGCTCCCCACTTCGCTTCCGAGGTATCCCCGATTCACTAGCCGAGTATCATCTTGAAGGCTCCGAGTGCTGTCTCATCCACACAGACAACCCACTCTCATTGGAAAAGGGTGTTTATTTGAACCCTTTGGTGAGGGTCGGGTATAGCGGCGCTGCATTTGCAGCTGTTCATCCGGTGATGGACTGGCTTTCTGCGAAACGGGTTCTACAAGGATTGTGGGTGAATCGACTACGCCGCTTGGGTATCACTTCATGGTTGAAAGAAGCAGTAGTTCGAAGACGGCTAGACAGCTGGAGAGCTTTAAGTATTGGAAGAGAGGAGCGTGGGGAACTTTGTATTATCAATGAGATGCAAGTTCTGCATCGATATGGATGGGCCCATGTGTAA
- a CDS encoding Homocysteine S-methyltransferase, putative, with protein sequence MATIQILDGGLGTSLGDLYNIKFDSRTTPLWASHLLVSDPETLQACQRDFGVAGVDVLLTATYQVSAEGFSRTKTPQFPDGIPRSAVGPFLQKAVDIAEQAKVRESASVALSLGPYGACMIPGQEYSGAYDAEHDSEESLYLWHLDRLRMFADADGELVSRVRYVAFETLPRLDEVRAVRRAIRDSAFDVPFWIACVFPRDDDLLPDGSSVEEVVQAAVAPMEGGAVPWGIGANCTKMHKLGGLVDLFGHAVAGGVAKGQIFAVPSLVLYPDGTNGEVYNTTTQIWEKNDALSDNVSAKRPWEEQLAQVVNVAYEKGYFDSFLVGGCCKASYHDIKKLGQQFKTH encoded by the exons ATGGCAACGATTCAAATCCTCGACGGAGGCCTTGGCACCTCTTTGGGCGATCTATATAATATCAAATTTGATTCCAGAACGACCCCTCTCTGGGCCTCACACCTGCTAGTGAGCGATCCAGAAACGCTGCAAGCATGCCAACGCGACTTCGGCGTCGCCGGAGTAGACGTTCTCCTAACAGCAACCTACCAAGTCTCCGCCGAGGGATTTTCTCGGACCAAAACCCCTCAATTCCCAGACGGGATTCCACGCAGCGCAGTAGGGCCCTTCCTACAGAAAGCCGTGGACATCGCCGAGCAAGCGAAAGTGCGCGAGAGCGCAAGCGTCGCGCTCAGCCTTGGTCCCTACGGTGCATGTATGATTCCAGGACAGGAGTATAGCGGTGCATACGACGCTGAGCATGACTCGGAAGAGTCGCTGTATTTGTGGCACTTGGATCGGTTGCGTATGTTTGCTGATGCGGATGGGGAGCTTGTATCGCGGGTGCGGTATGTTGCGTTTGAGACGCTGCCGCGGCTTGATGAGGTTCGTGCTGTGAGAAGGGCGATTCGGGATTCTGCATTCGATGTACCGTTTTGGATTGCCTGTGTATTCCCGCGCGATGATGATCTCTTGCCTGATGGGAGCTCGGTGGAGGAGGTTGTACAGGCTGCCGTTGCACCGATGGAGGGTGGGGCTGTTCCCTGGGGAATTGGGGCTAATTGTACTAAGATGCATAAGCTTGGTGGGCTTGTTGATTTGTTTGGTCACGCTGTTGCGGGGGGTGTTGCCAAGGGGCAGATATTTGCCGTCCCGAGTTTGGTTTTATATCCTGATGGGACGAATGGGGAGGTGTACAATACTACGACGCAGATCTGGGAGAAAAATGATGCGTTGAGTGATAATGTAAGTGCTAAA CGACCTTGGGAGGAGCAGTTGGCCCAGGTGGTCAACGTGGCCTACGAAAAGGGCTATTTCGATTCGTTCCTTGTGGGCGGGTGCTGCAAAGCTTCGTACCACGATATCAAAAAACTAGGACAGCAATTTAAGACTCATTAA
- a CDS encoding Amino acid permease, putative, protein MEKSINNDKVQPALGADFDEYDSNPKGEFELNVGGRAALQRRLRNYQVTMIGFCSGIGTGLFVGTGAAYAKAGPAGLLLAYIIVGGVLWCVMQSIAELATLFPTAGSFPHWATRFIDPSVGFSLAISYGYCYTIAIASEVSAAAVIVSYWTDLTPAVVITVGLVLILAINLMSVRFYGETEVFGGAVKVLCFLGLVIVSIVITAGGGPNGDAIGFRYWNNPGPWTNYNGITGPTGHFLGFLSSFVNASFSFIGVETVVITASESVDPHRAIPKAARRVTYRIAFFYILGALLIGMIVDPRATGLVSGSGNANSSPFVIAITNAGINALPSIVNACILIAAWSAGNSYCWVGSRMIVAMTTDHQLPQIFGRVNKHGVPYVAVVAAWLFGPLAYLSLGSGGAAQAFTWLLNLSTVAGLIAWATLCVCYIRFYAALKKQNVSRETFPWKAPFQPYAAWVGFIGSTIITLVAGFPVFLKGNWSTSNFVASYIGIPIFIVPIICWKLWHRTKFERAANIDLWSGRLLDGEIKPVENPHNNWWTKLTDWLF, encoded by the exons ATGGAAAAGTCTATCAATAACGACAAGGTCCAGCCGGCCCTCGGCGCAGATTTTGATGAGTACGATTCAAATCCCAAGGGGGAGTTCGAGCTCAATGTCGGCGGTCGGGCGGCCTTGCAGCGACGCCTGCGCAACTACCAGGTTACCATGATTGGCTTCTGCAGTGGTATTGGCACCGGCTTGTTCGTAGGAACTGGCGCTGCCTATGCCAAAGCTGGCCCTGCGGGTTTGCTGCTGGCGTATATTATTGTGGGAGGAGTTTTGTGGTGCGTCATGCAAAGTATTGCCGAACTCGCAACGCTTTTTCCAACTGCTGGATCCTTCCCCCACTGGGCGACTCGATTTATCGACCCGTCCGTTGGTTTCTCCCTCGCTATCTCATATGGATACTGTTACACTATCGCCATCGCCTCGGAAGTCTCGGCGGCTGCGGTTATTGTTTCATATTGGACGGATCTCACGCCTGCTGTGGTGATCACTGTTGGGTTGGTGCTCATTCTGGCTATCAATCTGATGAGTGTGCGATTCTATGGTGAAACCGAAGTCTTTGGAGGTGCCGTCAAGGTCCTCTGCTTCCTTGGCTTGGTTATTGTCTCCATTGTCATAACGGCAGGCGGTGGTCCCAACGGCGACGCCATTGGATTCCGCTACTGGAATAATCCTGGACCATGGACAAACTACAACGGCATCACCGGACCGACAGGTCActtcctcggcttcctgtCGTCGTTCGTCAATGCCTCGTTCAGCTTCATTGGTGTCGAGACCGTCGTCATTACCGCATCTGAGTCGGTTGATCCTCATCGTGCTATTCCCAAAGCCGCCCGTCGTGTGACTTACCGCATTGCCTTCTTCTACATTCTCGGAGCACTTCTCATCGGCATGATCGTGGACCCAAGAGCCACAGGCCTGGTCTCCGGCTCTGGCAACGCGAACAGCTCGCCCTTTGTGATTGCCATCACCAACGCCGGCATCAACGCTCTGCCCTCGATCGTGAATGCATGCATTCTCATTGCCGCGTGGTCTGCCGGTAACTCATACTGCTGGGTCGGATCACGCATGATTGTCGCCATGACTACAGACCACCAGCTGCCCCAGATCTTCGGCCGCGTAAACAAGCACGGTGTGCCATATGTGGCTGTCGTCGCCGCCTGGCTCTTTGGGCCGCTGGCGTACCTGAGTCTCGGTAGCGGTGGCGCAGCGCAGGCATTCACCTGGCTTCTGAACCTCAGCACGGTTGCCGGTCTGATCGCTTGGGCAACCCTTTGCGTCTGCTACATTCGTTTCTATGCCGCATTGAAGAAACAAAATGTGAGCCGAGAAACTTTCCCATGGAAAGCACCCTTTCAACCTTATGCCGCATGGGTAGGCTTTATCGGCTCTACTATCATTACTTTGGTTGCTGGTTTCCCCGTGTTTTTGAAGGGCAACTGGAGTACGTCCAACTTCGTTGCATCGTACATCGGTATCCCCATCTTCATCGTTCCCATCATTTGCTGGAAGCTCTGGCATCGCACCAAG TTTGAGCGTGCTGCCAACATCGACCTATGGTCGGGCCGTCTCCTAGATGGGGAGATCAAACCGGTTGAAAACCCGCATAACAACTGGTGGACGAAGCTCACCGATTGGCTCTTTTAA
- a CDS encoding Brefeldin A sensitivity protein-related protein yields MTQIEPSLRIAQLEASPLTSSGEGSSGEGSPSPVKAAPAPKVGRKLPGWLDHFNARDLKVLFRCSLAAWVASLLIFITPSLSGIGTATFFAALVLFMVPPTGIVFIFLLGTLTLILGMALGWAWGAIVMKAAMAARPAAETQAKLQALGQAAYRQANSTGQPVAAVQQQLIYTGWMLDARVTAVHYCLICLFIYLISRLRAKNPKFTLVQIFGIIIIDVSLTIGPLLPSFNGTIPKVLIEPAAIGIGLGLVSHFIFFPRSTSHVVLDGMEGLVRLLKGPLDATEKAVLKREVLAMDDLQNIKVRIIAAYRDLKPALSFLPLDFSVSWWGAEDIKSMKKPIRQALISSLSLLEVHIARIGGNTKLEKLHQLTVDRDSNSDSQASGNEKKRPREVGMRQLMESVNLVQALRSPEHESMRSETVEVLHESSKNILPACQEAVEIIAESINTVNKRWFDRSSKEHLNQLHERSQTALRNLQALRSSFATETTERLIETHVEIFDEKGMLKALDENTLRRVRGITMGMIFEEQVLGVADGWERVLGQLVALLKERQKLRLWLPKGIRYAMNWILRKNVVVPVTAAQNPTIDPDVAETQSKAAQQQLRISRGYRAKRGSRFGRAVIGTYHWFINPEGLYAMRMVAVTVALAIPAAIPHTAGFYYREKGLWALIMGQTTLVTYMADFTFSFISRAVGTIVGGLLGLVAWYIGSGHGAGNPYGLAAITAVVLTILMWGRIFAPPAMLQAVMMAGATCMLVIGYSFEDTHVPTYGNPGWGYNVFWRRFVLVIVGSAAALIVQLFPRPPSASGHVCKSLSNVLRLLSDHYALLLSCWGQGREEGLAAEKLALNLAETLTALNGPIALLRFEFSSSPFDSDRLGQVKSLCQELNQNIARLLYLSASLPEYLQNRLARQAGLLDHHNIGDIMAVLGVIEQSLKTGDPLPEVLPTPLLNRCHDYWMSHQVDIMLSKELIRDENYRRFCVAISSYLKFLATVDDLVLVMKGTLGESHIVSRDLLKEQCV; encoded by the exons ATGACTCAAATTGAACCTTCTCTGCGAATTGCTCAGCTGGAGGCGTCCCCGCTTACCTCAAGCGGGGAGGGCTCTAGTGGGGAGGGATCTCCCTCGCCCGTAAAGGCAGCGCCGGCTCCCAAGGTTGGTAGGAAGCTGCCAGGATGGCTTGACCACTTCAATGCCCGGGATCTTAAAGTGCTGTTTCGTTGCTCGCTGGCAGCATGGGTCGCGTCGCTGTTGATCTTTATCACGCCGTCCTTAAGCGGCATTGGTACAGCGACTTTTTTTGCAGC TCTGGTACTCTTCATGGTACCTCCGACCGGCATTGTTTTCATTTTTCTTCTAGGAACTCTAACCCTCATCCTTGGCATGGCATTGGGCTGGGCCTGGGGTGCCATCGTCATGAAGGCTGCCATGGCAGCAAGACCGGCGGCCGAGACCCAGGCCAAGCTTCAAGCCCTTGGCCAGGCCGCATACAGGCAGGCTAATTCTACCGGGCAACCTGTGGCAGCTGTTCAGCAGCAGCTTATCTACACAGGCTGGATGCTTGACGCTCGTGTAACCGCTGTCCACTATTGCTTAATCTGCCTGTTCATCTATTTAATC TCCCGTCTTCGGGCTAAGAACCCCAAATTCACTCTAGTGCAGATTTTCGggatcatcatcatcgatgTTTCTCTCACTATTGGCCCGCTGCTTCCATCCTTCAATGGTACCATCCCTAAAGTCTTGATTGAGCCCGCCGCTATTGGAATTGGACTAGGTCTGGTCTCCcatttcatcttcttccctaGATCAACCTCCCATGTTGTGCTTGATGGCATGGAAGGGTTGGTGCGGCTACTCAAAGGGCCTCTAGACGCCACAGAGAAGGCTGTTCTAAAACGTGAAGTCTTGGCTATGGATGACCTACAAAACATCAAGGTGAGGATAATTGCTGCCTATAGGGATCTCAAGCCGGCCCTGAGCTTTTTGCCATTGGACTTCTCCGTCAGTTGGTGGGGGGCTGAAGACATCAAGAGCATGAAAAAACCAATCCGCCAGGCCTTGATAAGCAGTCTATCCCTTCTGGAAGTTCACATCGCTCGCATCGGGGGAAATACGAAGTTGGAAAAGTTGCACCAGCTTACTGTGGATCGGGATTCAAACTCCGATTCCCAAGCGAGTGGAAACGAGAAGAAACGTCCACGCGAGGTTGGCATGCGCCAGCTGATGGAGAGTGTTAATTTGGTACAAGCATTGCGAAGCCCGGAACATGAATCTATGCGATCGGAAACTGTCGAGGTCCTGCACGAGTCCAGCAAGAATATCCTCCCGGCGTGCCAGGAAGCTGTTGAGATCATTGCAGAGTCCATTAACACGGTTAACAAGCGTTGGTTCGATCGCTCGTCCAAGGAACATCTTAATCAGTTACACGAGCGCAGTCAAACTGCGCTGCGGAATCTTCAGGCTCTGCGCTCATCGTTTGCAACGGAAACCACCGAACGTTTGATTGAAACACACGTGGAGATCTTCGACGAAAAAGGCATGCTCAAGGCCCTTGACGAAAATACATTGCGCAGAGTTAGGGGTATCACCATGGGAATGATCTTCGAAGAGCAGGTGCTCGGCGTCGCCGACGGGTGGGAGCGGGTTCTAGGACAACTTGTCGCTCTCCTGAAGGAACGCCAGAAGCTCCGTCTGTGGTTACCCAAGGGAATACGATATGCAATGAACTGGATTCTTCGAAAAAACGTTGTGGTGCCTGTGACCGCGGCTCAAAATCCAACCATCGACCCCGACGTCGCAGAGACGCAGTCCAAAGCAGCACAGCAGCAGCTTCGCATCAGCAGAGGGTATCGTGCCAAACGAGGCAGCCGCTTTGGGCGCGCTGTCATCGGCACCTATCATTGGTTCATCAACCCGGAAGGTCTCTATGCAATGCGGATGGTGGCTGTCACCGTCGCACTCGCTATCCCTGCTGCGATTCCTCACACTGCGGGTTTCTATTACCGCGAGAAAGGTCTGTGGGCCCTCATTATGGGGCAGACCACACTGGTCACATACATGGCCGACTTCACTTTCTCCTTTATTAGTCGAGCTGTTGGTACCATTGTTGGCGGTCTCCTTGGCTTAGTTGCATGGTACATCGGCTCAGGCCACGGTGCAGGCAACCCGTATGGTCTTGCTGCTATCACGGCTGTTGTGCTCACGATTCTCATGTGGGGACGCATCTTCGCCCCGCCTGCTATGCTTCAAGCTGTGATGATGGCTGGTGCTACCTGCATGCTGGTGATTGGTTACAGTTTCGAGGATAC GCATGTCCCAACTTATGGCAATCCCGGGTGGGGATACAATGTTTTCTGGCGACGATTTGTGCTTGTGATTGTCGGCTCCGCAGCGGCACTGATCGTGCAGCTCTTCCCTCGCCCACCATCTGCGTCGGGACACGTCTGCAAGTCCCTTTCAAATGTCCTCCGCCTACTGTCGGACCACTACGCGCTTCTCTTATCCTGCTGGGGACAAGGGCGCGAAGAAGGTCTGGCCGCCGAGAAGCTAGCTCTTAACCTCGCCGAAACTCTTACCGCATTGAATGGGCCCATCGCGTTGCTGCGCTTTGAATTTTCCAGCTCGCCATTTGATAGCGACCGTCTCGGCCAGGTGAAATCGCTATGCCAAGAACTCAACCAGAACATCGCTCGCCTACTTTACCTATCGGCTTCGCTGCCCGAATACCTGCAGAATCGGCTAGCTCGCCAAGCTGGTCTTCTTGACCACCACAATATCGGCGACATCATGGCTGTTCTAGGCGTGATTGAACAATCACTCAAGACGGGTGACCCTCTACCCGAGGTGCTGCCAACGCCACTACTCAACCGTTGCCACGATTACTGGATGTCGCACCAGGTGGATATCATGCTAAGTAAAGAATTGATCCGCGATGAGAACTACCGCCGGTTCTGCGTGGCTATCAGCTCGTACCTCAAATTCCTGGCCACTGTGGATGACCTGGTGCTCGTGATGAAAGGGACACTGGGCGAGTCACACATCGTCAGCCGCGACCTGTTGAAGGAGCAGTGTGTATAA
- a CDS encoding HPP — protein sequence MATRLARLPRWISHWLGYRPEAVKPLCKYEVALWSFLTSFCGLSILQAIFNYSDYFTERNVPGLIASYGASAVLVFGTIESPLAQPRALVFGHFFSALIGICVTKLFSLMPDQARFESLRWLAASLSTAIAIVVMQLTGTTHPPAGATALLPATNKEIWRLSWYLLPVVLLSSVVLMVCALLFNNLHHRYPVFWIAPAPPKPAAPSLVPAPIDASLEEEKAVKSLF from the exons ATGGCTACACGTCTTGCCCGTCTTCCCCGGTGGATTAGCCACTGGCTGGGCTATCGCCCTGAAGCCGTGAAGCCACTCTGTAAATACGAAGTCGCTCTATGGTCCTTCCTTACCTCATTTTGCGGTCTATCGATCCTCCAAGCGATTTTCAACTACTCCGACTACTTCACCGAGCGCAACGTACCGGGTTTAATCGCATCCTAC GGTGCATCCGCAGTCCTCGTCTTCGGTACAATCGAAAGTCCGCTCGCGCAACCGCGTGCTCTAGTCTTCGGCCACTTTTTTAGTGCCTTGATCGGCATCTGCGTTACCAAACTGTTTAGTTTGATGCCCGACCAGGCGCGGTTCGAGTCCCTGCGCTGGCTGGCCGCTTCGCTATCTACGGCTATTGCTATTGTCGTAATGCAGTTGACGGGCACCACCCATCCGCCTGCTGGTGCGACTGCTTTGCTCCCAGCTACCAACAAGGAGATCTGGCGACTTTCTTGGTATCTCTTGCCTGTTGTCCTGCTATCTTCTGTTGTACTTATGGTGTGTGCGCTGCTGTTCAATAATTTGCATCATCGGTATCCAGTATTTTGGATCGCGCCTGCTCCACCGAAACCTGCTGCGCCTTCTCTGGTGCCGGCGCCTATCGACGCTTCcttggaagaggagaaggcaGTGAAGAGTCTGTTTTGA
- a CDS encoding uncharacterized protein (putative transposable element), giving the protein MADTETDNEGDTNPHPLDASTNPLEPQIPSFTNPIQFTQDDSDSEDEDNTPPHQGHGLPAIAMTKIQKVRTLEHNDTDPSGWKQALAYQLIPYALEWLLDSNIPRPHKSHASFGRWKYWSRLVASWMYNQIDVTLQNKLRNLSKMPKYADQLYDELMSMTQGSDRMQTAFIEMRKFDKMKRSDYNSASEYIEEYQRQYHVLARFKAAPHPSHGLSQVLQNIELEVMKVQFIREEVASLEPKKLTLDKVEEYWRALQAAADMEGVANATYNNNAGRGRGNGRGGRGGNRGGRGQNNNGHNDDNTQSNKDTNAVEDDTATAKKKKKKGLRKQPADGKDIHEYANDA; this is encoded by the coding sequence atggccgacaccgagacggacaacgagggggacaccaaccctcacccgcttgatgcatcgaccaacccattggaaccccagatcccgtcctttaccaatccgatccaattcacacaggatgacagtgatagtgaggatgaggacaacacaccgccccatcagggacatggtcttccagcgattgcaatgaccaaaatccagaaagttcggacactggaacacaatgacactgatccaagtggttggaaacaggcactggcttaccagctgatcccatatgcattggaatggttgttagacagcaacattcccagacctcacaagtcgcatgcttcattcggaagatggaagtactggtctcgcttggttgctagctggatgtacaaccagatcgacgtcaccctacagaacaaactacgcaacctgtccaagatgcctaaatatgccgatcaactgtatgacgaactcatgtcaatgacacaaggaagtgatcggatgcagacagcgtttatcgagatgcggaagttcgacaagatgaaacgatcggactacaactcggcaagcgagtacattgaggaataccagcgacagtaccacgtgctagctagattcaaagcagcaccacacccatcacacggcttatcacaagttcttcaaaacattgaactggaagtcatgaaagtacagttcattagggaggaagttgcaagtctggagcctaagaaactcaccctcgacaaggtggaggagtactggagagcacttcaagcagcagctgacatggaaggtgtcgctaatgctacttacaacaacaatgccggccgaggccgaggcaatggaagaggtggtcgtggaggaaaccgaggtggccgaggtcaaaacaacaacggtcacaatgacgacaacacccaatccaacaaagataccaatgccgtcgaggatgatacagctactgctaaaaagaagaagaagaagggtcttcgcaagcagcctgccgatggcaaagacattcatgaatacgcaaatgatgcgtaa
- a CDS encoding uncharacterized protein (putative transposable element) yields the protein MDDVRRDADNIERSATPRRRVREASRDIQRTAKRAKAKESGGNNLTEGDGQGSAGPSAMSATADMTMDKAEMSKVDIDEPFLYNGKPLYAKDVDLPSTYKQAQKSPFWPQWIDAMQRQLGDLVAKNTWSLILKPPKAKILPGQWRFTVKSNTRDEVYEFKARWVVCGNFQDKNDGETYAPVVAECMIKIVFTLIAVYGLRWRQVDFTAAYLNASREDVETVYMRQPTGFEYADAEGDKNQWVCTLNQALFGLRDSAFLWNEEMDCKLRQIGFHPLDDDPCVYVKGKGTELTIMMIHVDDFIIAATDEDIEKVVNELRQYYDLKDLGEPKQYLNCALHRDYDNCTITMSQEAYIQKVLRTANAGSGWKDTPLPAAWRESPANASNVLDDDSFDQYQSVVGMLNWLAVKTRPDIRFAVTRLQHRLANPTFEDLHAMQHVVKYLRHMPDVGITLGRTPELRFYAHVDASHADWEDSKSTEGSIWYFAGSPVIWTTKKQTITANSTTVAEWCALDQPTRDAMWLGKIARSFMLPEQRPIEIHTDNINSQLLLTKKGGKSANRWLDLRWFFVKDAVAQGHVDIRRVDTKKNAADGFTKALAKEQFETFVGLIGMI from the exons ATGGACGATGTTCGTCGAGATGCTGACAAcattgagagatctgcta CACCTCGCCGTCGAGTACGAGAAGCGAGCCGAGACATTCAACGCACAGCCAAGAGGGCAAAAGCGAAGGAATCAGGCGGTAATAACTTGACGGAGGGTGATGGACAGGGGTCTGCGGGACCTAGTGCGATGTCAGCAACAGCTGATATGACAATGGATAAAGCCGAAATGTCAAAGGTTGACATTGACGAGCCATTTCTTTACAATGGGAAGCCATTATACGCAAAGGACGTTGATCTACCATCTACGTACAAGCAAGCACAGAAGAGCCCTTTCTGGCCTCAATGGATAGATGCTATGCAGAGACAACTGGGTGATCTCGTGGCTAAAAACACATGGAGCCTGATTCTTAAGCCACCAAAGGCTAAGATTCTGCCAGGTCAATGGCGATTCACTGTCAAATCCAACACCAGAGATGAAGTTTACGAATTCAAAGCACGATGGGTCGTGTGTGGCAACTTCCAGGACAAGAATGATGGAGAAACATATGCCCCTGTTGTCGCCGAATGCATGATCAAAATCGTTTTTACACTGATTGCCGTGTATGGTCTTAGATGGAGACAGGTTGATTTCACTGCCGCATATCTCAATGCTTCACGTGAAGACGTGGAGACAGTCTATATGAGACAACCGACAGGCTTCGAGTATGCAGACGCCGAAGGTGACAAGAACCAATGGGTATGCACGCTTAATCAAGCGCTCTTTGGACTGCGAGACTCTGCTTTCTTATGGAACGAAGAGATGGATTGCAAACTACGTCAGATTGGTTTCCATCCGTTGGATGATGACCCCTGTGTTTAtgtcaaaggcaaaggcaCTGAGTTGACCATTATGATGATTCATGTCGatgattttatcattgcagcTACAGACGAAGATATCGAAAAAGTCGTCAATGAACTCCGCCAGTACTatgatttgaaggacctcggagaaccaaagcagtatctgaactgtgcactacacagagactatgacaattgcacgatcactatgtctcaggaagcctatattcagaaggttctacgtactgcaaatgcaggttctggatggaaggatacaccattgccagccgcatggagagagtcacctgccaatgcatccaatgtgctagatgacgattcatttgatcaatatcaatcagttgtcggcatgttaaactggctagcagtcaagactaggccagacattcgcttcgcagttactcgcttgcaacatcgtttggcgaaccctacatttgaagaccttcacgccatgcaacacgtcgtcaagtacctgagacatatgcctgacgttggcattacacttggtcgtacgccagaacttcgattctatgcgcatgtggacgcatctcatgcggactgggaggatagcaagtcaaccgaaggaagtatatggtacttcgccggctctccagtcatatggactacaaagaagcaaaccatcactgccaattcgaccactgtcgcagaatggtgtgcactagatcaacctactcgggatgcaatgtggctaggcaagattgctcgctcgtttatgctgccagagcagcgtcccattgagattcatacagacaatatcaattcgcaattgctgctcactaagaaaggtggcaaatccgcgaatagatggctcgatctacgatggttctttgttaaggatgctgtcgcacagggacatgtcgacattagacgagtggacacgaagaagaacgcagctgacggttttacaaaagcattggcaaaggagcaatttgagacttttgttggtttgatcggcatgatttaa